The genomic stretch ACTTATTCTGCTTAGCAACTAATATCTGTTTCTGCGTTCTGTTGCTTCAGTTTCCTTGGAATTTCTGAATCTTGACTTCTTGTGCTTTATCTACAAAAAAACCTCAAATTGTGCTCATGCAAGATGAGTATATGAGCATTGTAACTCACATGAATACTTATATGGTTTCCTTcgtttataattaaataatttgtatttttaaacACATTCATTTTCTCAATTTGGTATGCATCTAATTTTGGTCGGTGTTACAGTGGATGATGCCTCAACACCAGCTTAAGGAGAATCAAACCATAAAACTCTTAATGGCTGAGAGGGAGAAAGCGCTCCAAGAACGTGACATTGCCATTGCTGAGAAGAAGACTGCTTTGGTCGAACGAGACATGGCATACCTCCAGCGTGATACAGCAATTGCTGAGAGGAATGGTGTTATCATTGAACGGGACAATGCAATTGCCGCCCTAGAGTATGCCCGCGAGAGTTGCATGAACACTAACTGTGCAGCTAGCTGTTCTGTTCCTCGTGGTACAAAGCACATCTACAATAACCAGCGGCAACATCTTCAGCCTTTGCCCTCTCCAGCACACCAATCACATGATGCTCCTTGCTGCCAAACTCAAGATTCACCAATTAATGATGCATTTCCCAGCTCTGGTGGTTCCGAGTCTGGAATGAAATTCAACAAGGTGAAAAGGTCAAGGAAGGATACTAAAACCCAAGACTCGTCAGCTAAAAAGACGACAAAGTCATCTCGAAAGAGTAAGAAGGGTGTGGGCGACGATTTGAACAAGCAGGTGACTATTGCAAGAACAACTAGCGAATGGAAGGGTGAAATTGCCATTGCAGAGGATCTAAACAAACAGGTTTCCTTGACAAAGTATAATGAGTGGAAGAGTCAAGACCTGAGTCTGAACCAGGTTTCCTTTGATGACTTGGCAATGCCAGTGCCCGTCTGCTCGTGCACCGGGAAGTATCAGCAGTGCTACAAGTGGGGGAATGGTGGATGGCAGTCTGCTTGCTGCACCATGACTCTTTCCATGTATCCATTGCCAATCATGCCTAACAAGCGCCATGCGCGAGTTGCAGGTCGTAAAATGAGCGGAAGTGCATTCAGAAAACTCCTCGGCAGACTTGCAGCAGAAGGGCACGATTTGTCCCAGCCGGTGGACTTGAAGGACCACTGGGCTAAGCACGGAACCAATCGCTACATCACCATCAGGTGAGAACCAACTGCTTCTTGAGTTTCCGAGCATTGTGAAATGCCCTACCGCCTTCGACCTCTGGTGAGTATTTTGTATGGAAATAGCCATCTGCAAATGTAAGACAGACTTAGATCGATGTATATCATTATGCATGCATTAGCGAACACACTGACTCTGTCATCATGGTGTCTGGTGGTTGTAACATATTAGTTGATACACTTCTTCATTGTCCAATCCTGTTGCATTGTGCAATTAGAAATTTGACAGGATAAGCCAAAATTGGACCTCAACTCCGAGCTTGTTCTCGTCTCGCCTTCTGCCAATGGTGGTGGCCTGATGGCCGTGGAGCTTGAGAACGCAAGGCTTGGCGACCAAGAGAAAGCCTTGGTTAGTTCTCTTTCCCTGAATCAAAGTTAGTTGTGTTATTTCCCTTACCTCTAGTGTTGTGGtccaactaaaccaagttatgtGTGATGGTTACTTAACATGGTTCAATTGTGGTTGGCTCGATCCTATCCATTCTTCATAGTCATCTTTTAACTTACTTTGTTAGCCTTTGTCAAATACATTATGCACACGTAGTAGTTCCTTTCGATTAAAGAATAAATTATAGAAGGGAAAAATAACTAAGGATGAATAATAATAAGTTCATGTATTATTTGTAATTATGCATCCTTGGTTGCTTCTTGAGGTCGATCAAGGGGATGAAGGGGTTGGTGCTTTTTTGATGAGAAGGTTCGGTGGTTGGCAATGGAGGGATGCTTGTCGTCGGTGAAGGAGTGGTCACCCGATCATGATTAGCATATCTACGATTCCCTGTTTGCATGGTGATCACAAACTCCCATTCCTATTTGGCATTGCTCTATTCCAACTAAATTGTCATCTCTACCATTTCCTATCAAACTTTCCTCCACTTGATGCTCTTAGTTTTTATTATTTCATTTGAAAGATATCTCATGATCTCCAAAATGTACAAATCATCTTATGACATAATATGAGTAATTCGATTTGATACCAAATACTAATTCAAATTTCTTAGCAACATGTATCATATTATCATATCTACAAATATAAAAGTCATTGTCCAAAGTTACATAACTCATATTGTTCTTCCCCAATCCTTATTTCTCAcctagtaataataataattattattattaattaaagtcAAGtcaatcttacaagatttacgcATGCTTTTCCGCCTTGCATTTCCTCATTTCCtgtaaatttttataatattataattttatatatgattataaaatttaaattgtgaTTGATTAGAACAATTGAGTCTATAAAATTGTAATATTCATCTattgtttgtttttttaaaaaaaaatataatagaagCTTGAGATTTATGATAAAAgcctttaaaattaatattatgcGAATTTATCCAAAGTATAGATAAAGCCATAATACCATTCCTCTTATATTAATTAATACAGAAAATACGTCTGTATAacgtatatatatttatatatatatccacaaaagtggaataataataataataataataataataataataataataataataataattaattttacaaaatactACCCATAATGACGTAATTTACGGATAGGTCCACAGGCCCTCGCCGGCGACAGAGACCTCCGGCGAATCGTCGGAGCCATGCGGGCTCAGCCGCGGCGGGCTCATCAGCATCCCCTCCGCCATGCTCACCAGCAGCTGCGGCATTTCGTAGATTTCCTCTTCGTCAATGTATTTCCCTCCTTCCACCACCTCCGTCTCTACCGCGGCCGCCGAGCTCTGTTCTGCGGCCGACTCGTGCTCTGCTCGCTGTCCCTGCTTCAGCGTCGCGGCCACGGCCGCCGAGGCCGCTGCGCGAATGTGCGTCGGGGAGGCCGACGCTGGAGCCGGCCGGTCGGCGATATCGTCGGGGAAGTTGAGCACGGCGTCGGCGCCGCGGAGGGCGCGCGCCGCCACGTCGTAGGCGACGGCCGCCATCTCCGCTGTCGGGTACGTGCCGAGCCAGATGCGAGTGGCCTTCCGCGGCTCGCGTATCTCCGACACCCACTTGCCGCTGCGGTTGCGCACGCCGCGGTAGCGCCGCTCTGGCGAGAGCAGCGGCGCATCGTGCCCCTGGTCACCGTGTCCTCCGGCAGAAGTGTGTTCCGCCATGCATGAGAGGGGAGGGCGAGAGCTCGAAGGGGAGGTTAATGGCGAGGAAGTGAAGCATTTCTTATATGGGCGGTAAAAAATGAAAGATCTTAAGTGGCGGCGGCGGCGTTGGTGGTGGCGGCGTAAGCGTGGGGTTTTCGCGTCGAAGGAGAGGTGGATTTGGGCCGCACGCGCTTTGCATGCTGGAGATTAGCTGTTGTCCCAAATACTTACTgcggtatttttttaaaaattcgaaCCGGACCGGACGGTTCACTCGGTTAGACCGCAAATTTAAGGCCAAATCGGTCTGTTTCACAATTCGAGCTCATCCGAGCTGGACCGGAGGCTCAGTACATTAGACCAAAATTAAATCAGAAATTTTAACGGTAATTGATTGAACTAATTACTTATCTCAGATACTTAAATCACACTTTGCTCCCAAGTTTTTAAACATTCATGGTTCGATTCTAccatatattataattttttttttcaaatgtacTGAATTTTTTAActacaatttatttatttatccttaaAATTCACTCAATTCGTTTGAGTCGCTAGATGTGTCCAATTTGCTAGACAATCTAAGTCATTAGGGgagaaaataaattaataataattaaatgattaaaatgtcataataaaaaacaagaaaagaaaagcagCACGTTtataaattgatattttaaaattattttaaatcaaatatttaaatgaatcaaaataacgACCATAAAGGACAGCGATCAAATTAAATAACATTAATAAGGCACGTAAAATCCAGCCGACATATCAAGTTGCATGCGAAGTTAGGGCAGAGTCAAAGATCTGCTTTATTCACTTGTCTTGACAAATtatctattatattataaataaatattattatcaaAATAACATTCCCAATCTATTTTAGATTTGTTTCTGACGATAGTATACTAATTATGATACCGTAATAACAACTGTGCTACAATTGCTAACGATCCTATAActtatataatatttatattggaataattataattgttataatatacCTTGAGAGATGTCACTGCGTatcaattatgattttataatattgaaagaaaaataattttagaattattattgATCCTacctaaaaatcatgaaaaagaCTAGCTAGAGATGTAATTCCTGTGTTAACTAGATGTATACTCTGTTCTATTTTATAACACGTGAAATATCAGGGTCGGGCCAGGGAAGGATCCCGTCATCggccctctgacactcaagtcaatcaccggaaTAGTAGAAGAAAGCGGAGCAACAGTAAATGTAAGTGTGAATAGTGAATAACATGTATCTTCACTGATACATAGACCCCCTTTCATATAGCGCTCCAGCGGGCGACGTGCACGATCTTGGAGAGACATTatctaattactattttttattattactgtgctaacattgtcttgcaggttatTGAACTAATGCCTTTTGCAGagtaataaaagcataaaaggcCTTGGGTGAAGTGTGTCCAAGGCGCTTCCAtagtatggaaggcgccttcgtattATTCATGGAAGACATCTTCCACAGGATAAAATTTAGACTTTGCGCATATAAGGAGCATGTAGTTCGGGATCAGATTCCTTATATTGGAAGCgtcttcaaggctatggaagacgccttctatgcTCAATAAAAGGATGTTTCACCCAAGACTTTAATAACAACTTCTATATGAGCTTCTACAAGTCCAATCAGCTTTCTAACTGCTCCGGCTTGTTGCTATTCCCCTGCTGTGACTCTACTACATCCGACTGGCACAGAGAAGCCGCCCAAATACCGAGCTTGAGCCGACCGACTACAAATAAGTTTTTGGTAAAAAGTTGATTACTGTACTTATTTTTTTGCAAATGGGAAGTGTCGCGTGTTACACTTCTCCGACTTTCCTTATATTTGATTACTTTTCTAGCGGTTCCGGAAGaggatttagtggattacccgtcgataagtctacgggacctgggtcttagagtaggagtcgacgaaggctccaaactaagtaaactgACCGTGTCTGTTTCTATTTTTCATGTTTGATTTTTCGTTGTGTACTTTGTGTTCAAAATTGACAAAGTCAGTTtctaaaaccatgtgattcaccctcctctcacgtgcatcttgatctaacacaatctctctctttttgatgtttcacaatatgtttaagttagactaaccCATATTAGTCCAACCTCCTTCTTCACTATgctaaagcatgaatgagggtttcttaACTTAACCCTACATCTTTCTCAATGGGGCGGGTTGAAACCCGGCCCCGTAACAAACCCGCCCCAGTGGGGCGGGTTTAGACTCTCCTAAACGGGTCTTAAGGCGGATCCGAGGCGGGTCATGGGTTTAACCGAACTTGCCCCGTataataattttttgattttttttattaattattaattgaataaaaattgataattaatttttaattgaatcaaaattgatagattttaatttgtgataatatttttttggttacaaaatttttttaatataaatgttgatttttttaatgtttaattaatttttaaaattttttattttgtatttcaaaaaaataaaatatgacgGGTTTAGCGGGTCTAACCCAGATTCACCTCGCCGGGTTCGCGGGGCAGGGCGGGGTGGGTCTAAAGGGAGGCAAGGCGGGTCCCAGGTTTAGCCAACCCCACCCCAATCCAGACCCGTTGCCATCCCTACTTAACCTCCAAATATTCTAATGAAAGTTTCATACCTTTCACTGTATACAATGCTCTTCCTTGAGCATTCAACCAATATCAttctaaaaatctttttttttattcaaatcaTGCCTTTAAGGTGTATCTCCCCTTCAAGACATGCTTTATCCttaaccattgcaccaacaatgattttgAGTTCCTAAAACTTTAGAAAATCTCAAAATTTGAGTcataaagttaaaaattcaaCTTTGAATCTAAACATCTTCTTTAACTCTAAATTAGTCCTCTTTAATCATTCCTTTCTCATTTGCATcatgaaaatttcttttaaatatttatcAAAACATTTCATAGGATTAAAAATAGCTAAATTGATTAAACATAACTTAATAGGCCAAAATAAGACTATTTCAGCCAAACACAACACTACCAATTGATTGGCTTCAGCTACCAATAGATTCTAATTAGTGTTAATCGATTGACAAGAGCTGTCAATCGATTATCGCATGTGCCAATCAATTAGGCCTAGTGGCCAATTGATTATGTAGGATCGATGCGCACGTGAGGGGtgatgaatcacgtgattttaaaaataaactttttcttcttttaaaatgaGTACGTAGTGGAAAATTAGAAATAACGTCAGAATAAAAACACAAGAactcgaggagttacttggttcggagcctttggtgactcctactccaagacttatGATTCCTCGGACAGTATTGATGGGCAATCTACTAAAATCCTCTTTCAAAATTGTCGAACGAGAGAATTGAATACAAGATATCACCAAAAGGGAAGTGTAATAGCTTACACTCCCTTTTTGCAAGTAATAAGAAACTATAGTAATTAATTTTGTTACCAACTCGTAAAAAAGAGGATCCGGAAGCGATCAGGAGTTGGTGTCGATCTATTGGCAGCAATTGGAAGTTGCGGAGCAGTAGCATAGCAACAGTTAGACATGTTCGCAGTAGTAGAGAAGTCTTTGCAGGTTGTAGAGAAGATATATGTTGAAGGATACTCGAACATGGCTTATATGGACTGTTGAGGATGCCTCCAGCTTCGTCCAAGGCGCCTCCCGTAGCAACTTTTATCCCCTTATCTTCGGAATCGATAAAACCCGTAACCAACGGATTTTATCCTCTAGAGGGCGCTTTCAAAGCTTTCCAAGGCGCTTCTAGTGCCAAgcatcaaggcgccttcatctgtatGGGAGGCGCCTCCGCGCCCTTCCGCATGGGGACTTCGATCGAAGCATCTGAGGTGCCTCCACTCGAACAGGAGGCGCTTTGGGTCATTGTTCATCCTAGGCTTGAGTCACTTTTTGCTCCTTTcatcctacaaaatgtgttagtctaaaaAACAAAGTGTAATCCATAAAACgaaattagcacaataataaaatagaagattattaattagattatgtcTCTCCAAGATTAAGATCTAGTCAAGGtttcaatttagggatccaaaatgaaaCTAATTTGGACCTGCGTCTAAAGTCCCTAATTAAGACTCGTTCTTACTGAAATACTTtcttccagtgacttatcttactACATAGAATCTCTTGACTCACTTTCGGCCCACCAAGTCTTCTtgctagttgtcaggtccacagATTCAACTGAATTTCGATCAGCTGTAAGGTCCCGCGAACCCAATTAGACTTTCTGCCAAATATCAGGTCACTCcttaacctatctggacttctacacCAGCTATTAGATCCCCCAGACCTAGATAGATTTCATCCTAGTGTCAAACTCGTCAAGTTCTGCACACTTAGTAGAAAGTTAGATCACACCATACCTAACTTTAGTCCATTTATCATttattaaaacttaggtttgatcattggtgccaaCTATACCAATAGATttgagtttctgaattttgaattcaaattcAAATCGAATTTCAAAAACTCATAAATAATTCTATAATATTCAAAAACTTATGAAATTTCGCTTCGACATTACTTATATCATATTATAtcaggaaaaaatagttttctatgaaaataagtctCATTTTCAAATAATAATACAACATTAGAAACTATTAAAAGCTTTAATGTTTCATTATAACTTTGTATCTAACTAATCATTGGTGATTCCTACCAATAAATATACTTCACAAaggttttctaaaataattttcaaaaataattttcaaccaTGATCTATGGGCTAAATGTACAAAACTTGCACATTAGTTTTCCCCATTATAGGACTTCACATaatctatgtattttgatgaaactaaaactcaaatagatgcactaaatcaacatcttaagttttgttcatTCTCCTAATATCTCTCTTATATCTAACGTGTCTCAATACTTATACAAGTCAACTTTAGGGTCTTTATGAGATGTAAAATGAGTTTTTCCTAAAACTAAGTGTTGGATCGCGACGGCGGGCTAGAAGGaaggttgaatagcctgaaaaataatGAAAcgaaacccttctcgacttttcttaaactcacacttgcataaagtaaattaactaaatagaacagaaagaagaggcaagaggatttttacttggttacaaccggggaggttgttaatccaaggaaagtgtagcactaaatactccttcaggcgaagaagcctcttatagcagtaaAGTGtaaaaacaaagaagctaatctaaaaatgaagcgtacaagtgttgaaaatgaattgcttgagttgatttgaagcttctggaccaaggctgtatttatagccttggtcggggtgccccgaagtgttccgggcgccctagggggataaaactttatccccaacgcacaGATCTCGGTTTGATCAAGATCTGGATATACTTtcggttcgggcgctcggaagggttccgagcgccccgaacTATTCCGGGAGCCCCGAGTgggaaagtcaacctcgttgactttttcagcgggggtcttctgctccgactccgTTCGCCTTAGTCTGAGTCTTCcgcgatcgcttgggtgatctctatcTTCCGGAATagaactcacccgaacccaatttccggtcttttcgagcaggcttccgctccggcttctcgtccctcggaattgtcgcatgcttcattctcgtccgttagcgtactcatccgcagtcttcgtccctcggccgcatcccgtgccgaccttctcactagctgcgtctcttgctccccgagcagtcttccgctgcAGCTTCTCGtacctcagaaccaccgcacacttctttctcgtctgccggtgtactcttccgcagctgctcgtccctcggacgcaccgcgtgccatccttcttgccaGTTGCATCTTCCGTTTGACTACCTGTGCTccgaagctcctgcacacttagacacaaggttaaaaactgacaggacctaacttaacatgttgatcacaccaaaacaaccttggggttccaataatctcctcctttttgatgtgagcaacccaagttaagataggataaatagacataaaaagtaaaataactaattttgtaataaagtgcaaaaatatagaaaaagatagaattttaattttggtctacctccccctagacttatatttttccttctccccctttgatcacataaaaaaatggggttcaaagaaaaactctaagggaaaaaatttgtgactttgaaaaattttgcaataattttcaacgaaataaaaatgttctaagttaaaagatttctaactaaaactttaagtaagagaattttctaagtaaagctttaagtaagagaattttttaaaaaaaaactgacttaggaaattttgcaaaaatatttttgaaaaatttttctaagtaaaaatttaagcagaaatttctaatttcagaagaacttttaacttatttttttaagtaaaagttttacgcaaaaaaaatatctaagaaaaaaaaatatttaaaagactttttaaagcattattaaatttcaaccttaatgctttatcagaaagttaattaaacattttatttcaatattttggcttccaggccgtggcgaggtactagatcttcttggttattggagcaacaaccacttccttagacaaagccttataaagaaactCGCTGTTTAATTCTCGCTGAAAGCCCTAAATCcgattaaaatttagattaagcaagacttaggaacccaatataggttccaaccaattggattaactaagaatttcttagggacatatttctttgaaatatttctaatttgtcccttatgatatctaaaataccaatttaaattgttaatttttctaacattggcattagatgagcatgcatgatttttcaagttatttacttgtacttttaatttatcattttctatttttaatttttcattttctaatttaattctgtcgaattcttctattgggcaagatttagctaatattatttttaaaattttaatttctttttttaatttacaacaatccttagttaacaatttaataaacttaaatagtttatcaggaggaagagatcgtacctgacttaccttgtcgatctcgttattcgtttctccccctgaattgatGCTATCTTCCGATGtggctcctccttcatcgatgctctcgatgctcatttcggaagagcttgactcgcagtcgtcg from Zingiber officinale cultivar Zhangliang chromosome 5B, Zo_v1.1, whole genome shotgun sequence encodes the following:
- the LOC121984606 gene encoding barley B recombinant-like protein D, which codes for MDEVGHRENARHKNDQYKAVHAQWMMPQHQLKENQTIKLLMAEREKALQERDIAIAEKKTALVERDMAYLQRDTAIAERNGVIIERDNAIAALEYARESCMNTNCAASCSVPRGTKHIYNNQRQHLQPLPSPAHQSHDAPCCQTQDSPINDAFPSSGGSESGMKFNKVKRSRKDTKTQDSSAKKTTKSSRKSKKGVGDDLNKQVTIARTTSEWKGEIAIAEDLNKQVSLTKYNEWKSQDLSLNQVSFDDLAMPVPVCSCTGKYQQCYKWGNGGWQSACCTMTLSMYPLPIMPNKRHARVAGRKMSGSAFRKLLGRLAAEGHDLSQPVDLKDHWAKHGTNRYITIR
- the LOC121984607 gene encoding ethylene-responsive transcription factor ERF026-like; translation: MAEHTSAGGHGDQGHDAPLLSPERRYRGVRNRSGKWVSEIREPRKATRIWLGTYPTAEMAAVAYDVAARALRGADAVLNFPDDIADRPAPASASPTHIRAAASAAVAATLKQGQRAEHESAAEQSSAAAVETEVVEGGKYIDEEEIYEMPQLLVSMAEGMLMSPPRLSPHGSDDSPEVSVAGEGLWTYP